A stretch of the Myripristis murdjan chromosome 24, fMyrMur1.1, whole genome shotgun sequence genome encodes the following:
- the LOC115356584 gene encoding prostaglandin E2 receptor EP2 subtype-like yields MAHGLNTSDHARCHDRDTVESGQPIMSAVMFSAGVAGNIIAVVLLEMRRRRRSASLFRVLVTALLVTDLLGTVSVSPVVLSSYALNRTLVAMSDGGKVCSYFGFSMTFLSLSTLAILCAMALERSLSIGYPYFYERHLSKRCGYVTVALIYLACVLFCVAPFMGFGAYVQYCPGTWCFMDMSPKEKRHKVYSGFYASFILIMITGTVACNVSAIYFLVLMHMRRKAHRVGRFAHSGGRHRSLSMTEEVGHLLLLVFITVAFIFCSFPLVLRVYINFMGRTDKSHAADLNALRMLSFNSIIDPWLFIFLSPSVLRIIWRKLCREQRSVPDQCKTQSTLASGVYMERSPVVARCVQQMALCTKLLLCLSPVRLFLQAVPSDMIPVSLCVSGLVCLSESPSANQILGE; encoded by the exons ATGGCACATGGGCTCAACACCTCAGATCACGCCAGATGTCATGACAGAGACACGGTCGAGTCCGGCCAGCCCATCATGTCCGCGGTCATGTTCTCCGCCGGCGTTGCGGGCAACATCATCGCTGTGGTGCTGCTGGAGATGCGGCGCAGGAGGAGAAGCGCATCCTTGTTCCGCGTCCTGGTCACGGCGCTGCTGGTGACGGACCTGCTGGGCACGGTGTCCGTCAGCCCGGTCGTGCTGTCCTCCTACGCCCTGAACAGGACTCTGGTGGCCATGAGCGACGGCGGGAAGGTGTGCTCCTACTTTGGCTTCAGCATGACCTTCCTGAGCCTCTCCACGCTGGCCATCCTGTGCGCCATGGCGCTGGAGAGGAGCCTCTCCATTGGTTACCCTTACTTTTACGAGCGGCACCTGAGCAAACGCTGCGGATACGTCACCGTCGCGCTCATCTACCTGGCCTGCGTGCTCTTCTGCGTTGCGCCTTTCATGGGTTTTGGAGCGTACGTGCAGTACTGCCCCGGGACCTGGTGCTTCATGGACATGAGCCCAAAGGAAAAAAGGCATAAAGTTTACTCTGGCTTTTACGCgtccttcatcctcatcatgaTCACGGGCACCGTGGCGTGCAACGTGTCTGCCATTTACTTCTTGGTGTTGATGCACATGAGGCGCAAGGCGCACCGGGTGGGCAGGTTCGCGCACTCAGGAGGCCGCCACAGATCTCTGAGCATGACGGAGGAAGTGGGGCATCTtctgctgctggttttcatCACCGTGGCCTTCATCTTCTGCTCCTTCCCCCTGGTG CTGCGAGTGTACATCAACTTCATGGGCAGGACGGACAAAAGCCACGCCGCCGACCTGAACGCTCTCCGCATGCTGTCTTTCAACTCCATCATCGACCCCTggctcttcatcttcctcagtcCCTCAGTGCTGAGGATCATCTGGAGGAAATTATGCAGAGAACAAAGATCAGTGCCTGACCAGTGTAAGACTCAGTCGACATTGGCCTCAGGC GTCTACATGGAGCGCAGTCCGGTCGTAGCACGATgtgtccagcagatggcgctgtGCACCAAGCTTTTACTGTGTCTGTCCCCTGTTAGGCTGTTTTTACAGGCTGTTCCATCTGATATGATCCCTGtctcgctgtgtgtgtctggtttggtgtgtctgtctgaaaGCCCGTCTGCCAACCAGATCCTGGGAGAGTAA